A single window of Micrococcaceae bacterium Sec5.1 DNA harbors:
- a CDS encoding pseudouridine synthase → MTQAGRQGSPRNSSGRNSSGRNEARGGTGRSNAGGFSGRGGSAGAGKRNFTQGEGRPFKASKPREAAPFDPDNPTTAGDYDRGQAARPAKPFRKPGSNKPGYGKAPGTPGALKPKAKPARQYGSKAFGSERFGQNLGPIRKPARNRGPRQEVPQSDLHDVDGVRLQKVMAQAGVASRRVCEEMILEGRVEVDGVVTTELGMRVDPKTAVIHVDGIRIQLDETLVYMVFNKPKGVVSTMEDPEGRPCISDFLKNAKGERLFHVGRLDVGTEGLLLLTNDGELANRLTHPSYEVPKTYLVQVRGPFPQGVGAQLKSGVELEDGLATVDSFRLVDSTPGHVLIEVVLHSGKNRIVRRMFDAVGFPVERLVRVKIGPIGLGDQRQGSIRNLGRQEVGHLLASVGL, encoded by the coding sequence ATGACACAGGCGGGACGCCAGGGTTCACCACGTAACAGTTCGGGACGCAACAGTTCTGGACGCAATGAGGCAAGGGGCGGCACAGGCCGCTCCAACGCCGGCGGCTTCTCCGGCCGCGGCGGCAGTGCCGGCGCTGGAAAGCGCAACTTCACTCAGGGCGAGGGCCGCCCGTTCAAGGCTTCAAAGCCACGGGAAGCGGCCCCTTTCGATCCCGATAACCCCACAACGGCTGGCGATTACGATCGCGGCCAGGCCGCCAGGCCTGCCAAGCCCTTCCGCAAGCCCGGCTCCAACAAGCCTGGTTACGGCAAGGCTCCCGGAACACCCGGTGCGTTGAAGCCCAAGGCGAAGCCCGCCAGGCAGTATGGCTCCAAGGCTTTCGGCAGCGAACGCTTCGGCCAGAACCTGGGCCCCATCCGCAAGCCTGCCCGCAACCGCGGTCCGCGCCAGGAAGTCCCGCAGTCGGACCTCCACGATGTCGACGGCGTGCGCCTGCAGAAGGTCATGGCGCAGGCCGGCGTGGCTTCCCGGCGCGTGTGTGAGGAAATGATCCTCGAAGGCCGCGTCGAGGTAGATGGCGTGGTCACTACCGAGCTTGGCATGCGTGTGGATCCCAAGACCGCCGTGATTCACGTTGACGGTATCCGTATCCAGCTCGACGAAACCCTTGTCTACATGGTCTTCAACAAGCCCAAGGGCGTTGTTTCCACCATGGAAGACCCCGAGGGCCGCCCGTGCATCAGCGATTTCCTGAAGAACGCCAAGGGGGAGAGGCTCTTCCACGTCGGGCGCTTGGATGTCGGCACCGAAGGGCTGCTGTTGTTGACCAACGACGGCGAACTCGCCAACCGCCTGACCCACCCGTCCTATGAGGTTCCCAAGACGTACCTGGTCCAGGTTCGCGGTCCCTTCCCGCAGGGCGTCGGCGCGCAGCTGAAGTCCGGCGTCGAGCTTGAAGACGGTCTGGCAACAGTGGATTCCTTCCGCCTGGTTGACTCCACACCTGGCCACGTCCTCATTGAAGTTGTCCTGCACTCCGGCAAGAACCGAATCGTTCGCCGCATGTTTGATGCCGTTGGTTTCCCGGTAGAGCGTCTTGTCCGTGTCAAGATCGGTCCCATTGGCCTGGGAGACCAGCGCCAAGGAAGCATCCGCAACCTCGGCAGGCAGGAAGTCGGTCACCTTCTGGCATCTGTGGGGCTCT